The Enterobacter kobei genome has a segment encoding these proteins:
- a CDS encoding virulence factor SrfB yields the protein MLVNLCDYKQSVTLIANSGVQFLDFGLTPQDTASQGRFVRKTANGPLLRLDFDLVNGRYTVPGTHGGQPEVVKPETTIPLQQSLAVLDGVWLPVPFLRFNPPRTFVEGPDNWARVQVRKLDTPDTAGNTHRVTLALDSQIAEHATSALSPVENDILNGTRFALAWRDSEVESFLDQTWIDGWLREAFTQYADGVENRSERDLHQAMRSFEYQAHWLNLLTMLGEQLTVPEVKFVTHTLSTPAIPVDLILDVGNTHTCGVIIEDHGDANDGLRQTAELQVRSLSEPQFLNEPLFTSRLEFSEARFGKQHFSVESGREDAFVWPSIVRVGDEARKLAMQRLGTEGNSGISSPRRYLWDETPVVQDWRFSQMNGKTQREPLATAFPLMNLMNDDGEPLFTLPQDERLPVFSPQYSRSTLMTHMLCELLAQALGQINSVATRLRLGFPASPRQLRTLILTLPSAMPKQEREIFRRRMFEAIAIVWKAMGWHPQDEDFATRKQQEKSVVPVPEIQMEWDEASCGQLVWLYNEAISHFGGQTEAFFASLARTDREPEPGVQPGRALRVASIDIGGGTTDMAITHYQLDDGSGNNVKITPQLLFREGFKVAGDDTLLDVIQRYVLPALQTQLQKSGIADASLLMASLFGDSGRIDTQAVLRQQTALQLFMPIGHAILAAWESSDVDDPLAGLHATFGDLLPQKPTRNVMNYLQQAIDHALPAGSEAFDLFAVPLHVNFREMQDAMLAGQFTLTSPLHAVCEAISHYSCDILLITGRPGCLPGVQALIRHLQPVPVNRIVWLDKYQVHEWYPFSQQGRIGNPKSTAAVGAMLCSLALDLRLPRFNFKAADIGAYSTVRYLGVLDNTVNTLREENVWYQDIDLDKPSAKLDARLHFPLRGNVTLGFRQLANARWPATPLYTLSINSAELAKAIAGDGVLNVRLKLCGGSKQEGPESFELSDAWLQDGTPVAPDALTFKLNTLADRRHSGSHYWIDSGSVYLK from the coding sequence GTCCCGTTTCTGCGTTTCAACCCGCCGCGCACCTTTGTGGAGGGGCCGGATAACTGGGCCCGCGTGCAGGTCCGCAAGCTCGACACCCCCGACACCGCAGGCAATACGCACCGCGTGACCCTCGCCCTCGACAGCCAGATTGCGGAACATGCCACCTCCGCGCTATCGCCGGTTGAAAACGATATTCTGAACGGCACCCGTTTCGCGCTGGCCTGGCGCGATAGCGAGGTTGAAAGCTTCCTCGACCAGACCTGGATTGACGGCTGGCTGCGTGAAGCATTTACCCAGTATGCTGACGGCGTTGAAAATCGTTCTGAACGTGACCTGCATCAGGCGATGCGCAGCTTTGAATATCAGGCCCACTGGCTTAACCTGCTGACCATGCTCGGTGAACAGCTCACCGTGCCGGAAGTGAAATTTGTTACCCATACCCTCAGTACGCCCGCGATTCCGGTCGACCTGATCCTCGACGTCGGTAACACTCACACCTGCGGCGTCATTATTGAAGACCACGGCGATGCGAACGATGGACTGCGGCAGACCGCCGAGTTACAGGTTCGTTCATTGAGCGAGCCGCAATTCCTCAATGAGCCTCTGTTTACCAGCCGTCTCGAGTTTTCCGAAGCACGCTTTGGCAAACAGCACTTCTCGGTTGAAAGTGGCCGCGAAGATGCGTTTGTCTGGCCGTCGATCGTTCGCGTGGGTGATGAAGCCCGCAAGCTGGCGATGCAGCGTCTGGGAACCGAAGGGAACAGCGGCATCTCCAGCCCGCGTCGCTATTTGTGGGATGAAACACCGGTGGTGCAGGACTGGCGCTTTAGTCAGATGAACGGCAAAACCCAGCGTGAGCCGCTTGCCACGGCGTTCCCGCTGATGAACCTGATGAACGATGACGGTGAACCGCTGTTTACGTTACCGCAGGACGAGCGACTGCCGGTCTTCTCGCCGCAGTACAGCCGCAGCACCCTGATGACGCATATGCTGTGCGAGCTGCTGGCGCAGGCGCTGGGTCAGATCAACAGCGTCGCCACCCGCCTGCGTCTGGGCTTCCCTGCCTCGCCACGCCAGCTGCGCACCCTGATCCTGACCCTGCCCTCGGCAATGCCAAAGCAGGAGCGCGAGATTTTCCGTCGCCGCATGTTCGAAGCCATCGCAATCGTCTGGAAAGCGATGGGCTGGCACCCGCAGGATGAGGATTTTGCCACCCGCAAACAGCAGGAAAAAAGCGTGGTGCCGGTCCCTGAAATCCAGATGGAGTGGGATGAGGCCAGCTGTGGTCAACTGGTCTGGCTGTATAACGAAGCGATCTCCCATTTTGGCGGCCAGACGGAAGCCTTCTTTGCCTCGCTCGCCCGCACGGATCGTGAGCCTGAGCCGGGTGTGCAGCCCGGCCGCGCATTGCGCGTCGCGTCTATCGACATCGGTGGCGGCACCACGGATATGGCGATCACCCATTATCAACTGGATGACGGCTCCGGTAATAACGTCAAAATCACGCCGCAGCTGCTGTTCCGCGAAGGCTTTAAAGTGGCGGGCGATGATACCCTGCTGGACGTGATTCAGCGCTACGTGCTGCCCGCCCTGCAAACGCAGCTGCAGAAATCCGGGATTGCGGACGCCTCGCTGCTCATGGCGTCGCTGTTCGGCGACTCCGGGCGTATTGATACCCAGGCCGTGCTGCGCCAGCAAACGGCGCTGCAGCTCTTTATGCCGATTGGCCACGCCATTCTTGCCGCGTGGGAATCCAGTGACGTTGACGATCCGCTGGCTGGCCTGCATGCCACCTTTGGCGATCTTCTGCCGCAGAAACCAACCCGCAACGTCATGAATTATCTGCAGCAGGCGATTGATCATGCCCTGCCTGCGGGCTCAGAAGCGTTCGACCTGTTCGCCGTACCGCTGCACGTCAATTTCCGCGAGATGCAGGATGCGATGCTGGCCGGTCAGTTTACGCTGACCTCTCCGCTTCACGCAGTCTGTGAAGCGATTTCCCACTACAGCTGCGATATTCTGCTGATTACCGGTCGCCCTGGCTGCCTGCCAGGCGTTCAGGCGCTGATCCGTCACCTGCAGCCGGTGCCGGTCAATCGCATCGTCTGGCTGGATAAATACCAGGTACATGAGTGGTATCCGTTCAGTCAGCAGGGGCGCATTGGTAACCCTAAATCAACCGCCGCCGTGGGTGCCATGCTGTGCAGCCTGGCGCTCGACCTGCGTCTGCCGCGCTTCAACTTTAAAGCTGCGGACATTGGCGCATATTCCACCGTGCGTTATCTCGGCGTGCTGGATAACACCGTTAATACCCTGCGTGAGGAAAACGTCTGGTATCAGGATATCGACCTCGATAAGCCAAGCGCAAAACTCGACGCACGCCTGCACTTCCCGCTACGCGGCAACGTCACCCTCGGCTTCCGCCAGCTGGCGAACGCACGCTGGCCTGCCACGCCGCTTTATACGCTCAGCATCAATTCGGCTGAACTGGCGAAAGCGATTGCCGGTGACGGCGTGCTGAACGTGCGGCTTAAGCTCTGCGGCGGCAGCAAGCAGGAAGGTCCTGAGTCCTTTGAACTGAGCGATGCCTGGCTACAGGACGGCACACCGGTAGCGCCTGACGCCTTAACCTTCAAACTGAATACTCTGGCCGATCGCCGACACAGCGGTAGCCACTACTGGATCGACAGCGGGAGCGTATACCTGAAATGA